TGGAGTTCCATCGGGAGTGAAGCTGGCTCCGACAGTATCATCCGCCAATGAAGTGAGTACGACGGGGAAGCCTGGTTGACCAATGATCTGGACGGTACCACCGATACGGTCATTGATGTCCAGAGGAACGCCATTGGCAGTAAAACCGGCCGTAGAGCCGGCCAATTTGACAACAAGGCCTTCATCAATATTGCTCTGCAATCGGATGCCACTGAAGGTGTGATGTTGATTGACCTGAATTTCATCACGTAGAATATGCACGATATCGGTGTCGTCCCAGATCGTTTCCGTATCGAGCAGTGCCGCCCGCACTTCCATGCCGTTCAGGCCATTGTCTTCCATACGGTTCAGGCGAACCAGGGCGCCGTGATTGTCAGGGTACTGAGTGTATGCTTGAGTAAATCCGGTTGAACGACCGTAGTCGGTTTTGAATTTGTAGTTGAGTGAGTTGGCATCAATACTCACAACCGTTCCGTCGTTATGCTGGAAGATATTATCGACGATAATAGGCTGGGCACCACGTACAAAAATCGTGGCGCTGTCATTGTTACCACGTCCATTCCGGTTCGAACCGGTCTGGCCACTTGCATTATTTTCCAGAATGCTGTTGGAGATTCGAAACTCGGCCTGATGGACTTCAATGGCATTAAAGTTTGCAAAACCCCCTTCGATAGGAACTAAGCCGCCGGCGTTCGTGATTAAAGCATGATCAATACTGCCAGAAGAGGCAGCGTTAAGAATGATCCCCCCCCAGTTGCCCTTTCCGTATGGCAGGTCGTCAGGGTCCGATGTATCAAAACCATCGTTGGATGTATCAAAAGTGGTTCCTGCACCGTAGCGATCATCACTGAGTGAGGTAAAGATAATCGGGTTTTCTTCTGTCCCTTCTGCAATCAGTTGAGCACTGCCACGTTCTGCTTCAATCCGTGCTCCTGACAGTTTGACGACAGTGCCCGCATTGATTTTGAGGCGGCCATTGATTGACTCAGCTCCATCGACCAGTTGTCCCCCCGGCGCACCATAAATTTGCAGGTTTTCCGTGATGACATGGGTGAGGTCATCGTTGAAGATACCGGGAACATCCAGCTTATTAATCGTGTTGCCAAATGCGGTGTTGATGCGAACGAATAAACCATTCACACTGTTGTCAAAAATCTGATTGTCAAAGATTTCCAGTCCATAGCGATCTTTGATGAAGGAACCCTTTTCAAAGCGGCTGTCCTCGAAGCTGCGAGGATCTGCTGAAATTGCGGAATCGGCGTTACTGAAGATTGTGTTTTGCCAGATAGTGGGCCGCGCTGATTCAGCATGAATGGGAGAGAAAGTCTGTAAAATGGAATTTACAGAAACACTTCCGCCACCGTAGCTGATACTGGCATTATTGACCGAGTTCAGGAAAACCCCGAAATCTTCAAGGTCGGAATCAGCACGGAAGACAATACCGCCCCAGTCACCACGGTTAGCCCCATCGCTCAGGCCATCATCATCCCCTCCAATCGCATCGTTTCCGTAGGCAGTCAAGTGAACTTGATTGTCAGGGGTTCCTAAAATTTGCAGTGCACCTTGACTACGATCATCAAGAATGTCATTAGAACCGACCTCAATATTCGCTTTTTGTAATTTGATGATAGCGCCCTGATCAACCATCACTGTTACGTTCTGTGGAATCTCAAAGGTAGCGCCATCTTCTAAGGGCTGGAAGGAGTCATTGAGACCAATCAGATAAGCCTCATTGTCACCAATGGTGCTGATATCGTTATCAGTTCCTCCATTGCCGACAATTCGGACAATTTTTGTCGTACCGGGAGTACCACCTGAGAGAGGATTATTATTTAACTCAACCTGATTGAGCGCTTTCTGGATATTATTAAAAGGATTAGATAGACTGCCATCAGCTCCCAGTTCTGGTGCGGTTTTATCAACAAAGATGGTATTTGTATCAGTACTGGACTGGAACCAGAAATCAAATACACCCCCCGGTGTTCCATCTGCATCGCCGTCTAAAGCGACTCCTGTCGCATCAACCATGACCGAGCTTATCGGGGGGGCTGGGGTGAAATTAATATCGAGAGTATATTCGCCATCAGTGCGACCGCCGTAACCAGAGTCAGAGACAGTTGGATCGAATTCCGTGTTTCCAACACTCGTGACGGCCAGATAGTAGGTTCCTGCTTCCAGTTCCAGGTCCAGAAAGGCATCTTCCCCGAAATAATCATCATTTCGTGCAACGACTTCAAAAACCCCCATTGGATCTTCTCGATAGAGGGTTAAGACACTATCGAGAAAACTCTTTGTGGGTGAACGATCTGCTGTAATTTCTGCGGTAAACCGCCCTGCGTCATCTAGCTGAAATTTATGTAGATCGATGTCGTTACTCAAAGCCGGATGAATTCGGTTGAGATGTGTGATGTCGTAGTTGGTGGGGAAGATCCGTTCTCCGGGTAGGGGGACTGCATCTTCCTCTTCAGCAGACCCCATGATTGAAGGCAGGTCGTAAGAGTGTCCGAGTCCAATAGCGTGGCCAATTTCATGAAGGGCAGTCGTGAACCATCCCCCACCATAGGGGCTGTCGCCCCAATCTCTAGTGCCGTTCATAATGGCCATAGTGCTGTCGGCGATACCACCGGGGGCCGTGGGAGGTATGGCCTCATCAAGCGCGCGGACATCACCGGTGACGATGGCTATGCCGCTACCTGTGGTTTCTTGTACCTCAAATCCCGCTAGAAAACTGTAGAGTTCAAAAATCTCTCGGGCACGTTGTTTCTGGTTTTCGGTGATTTCATTATACAGTTCGATCCCGAAACTATTTGTGAAATAGACTTCCGGGAAATAAAATTCAATTGTGGGAATAGGGGCTACCGCTAAAGGGTCTGTACCGGTTCCTTCTGGTCCTTCAATGTGTTGTTCGATTGTAATTTCACGATGTCCGGGCTCGTCATTGCCGCCAGGGAGCGGTGGCTGGTTGATTGCCTGTGGTGTGATTGCTTCGTTGATTTGAATTGTCTGGGTTGTCAATGTACCGAGATCATATGCTGTGTTGAAGCTGGAATTGTCATCATCGGCAACACTGACCACATCAGCTGGTTCAAAATTAGGAGTTGCTTCCTCACCAATTCTCAAGTGGTAAGTACCATCGATGATTGGATCTTGAAAAGTGAGTGTAACTTTGTTTTCAGCAGCATCATAAACCACTGGATCTACGAGAGCATCAGGGTTGATGATCGTATTACTTACCGTATCAATCAACTGGTAATACAAGACGTTTTCAGCATCTGCCAGATAGAGAGGATCGTCATTAAAATAGACGACGATCTGATTATCTTTAATAGTCAGTGATTCTTGATTGGAAATACTGCCTGGATCATTCAGTGAATAGGAAATTGTGGGGCTTGATAACGGATCTCCTTCTATGTGGAGATCATTGCCTGATTGAGAAATCGTTGCAGATGTTCCAAGGGAAGATGTATTGAAAGCAGCTAAAATAGCGGTGGCAATATCACTATCAGTATCGCCTGCAGTATATGCAACGGCAATGTTTGCACCAGAAACACCCGGGGCGCTGTTTTCGTCCATCTCAAATGTGACAGAGGTTCCATCGACTGCAATGGTGAATGTATCACCGTCCTCGAGGAGTGAGGCATCTTCAATTGTCAGGACCTGTTCTCGAGCGACAGGTTGTGGAACTACTGCGACGACTTTAGCGCCAAGGTCGAGTTCGAAGTTGATGTGTTGATCAATACCATCCTGAAATGCTTCGCCATACTGGTTGAGCAAAGCGGTGATGCCTGTGGCGGGAATGCCGGGCAGTAGTGGATCAGGCAAAACGTCATTTCCATAGATGGAAATTTGATAAAAATCGTCAGGCAGTGGTTCGGCGAATCGAAGAATCACTTCATTGGGACTATCTCCAATGCCGATGTATCCTGGCTGGATGATGATATCGTCATTGTTGGTATCATTAATGTCATCAATGATACCATTTTCTCCAGCGCGAACGATTTGAATTCCGCCAAGTGTAGCAGGATCAATTTCTTGGTCCGGGGTGAATTTGAAGGTGAGTTCTGTAGGGGCTTCGTTATAAATTTCTCCTTCAGTCAGGGAGAGATCTATGTTGGGCTCGATATTCACTAAAGAAGCACCAGCCAGAAGTGTACGATCTTCAAGATGCTCGACCGTGGAATAACTGCTGATTAAGCGATGTGACTTCTGTCGATTTTGACGTTTTCTCTGGCCTCGTCGAAGACAATTCAACAAAGAAATCTTTTGACGAAATGATGACACCAAGGATTGACGGCCCACTACCATAGTTTCAGTCTCTCTAGCAAATTGGTACGAGAATCGTAGATCGGGATTCTAGAAATTTAGATTGGCCACAAAGATTATCGAATTTCTTACAAATTATTACAAATGCAGAATCAAACCTTTTTGATAATATCGATTATCCCAATTATTACATGAATGTTAAATAAGCTAAAATAGTGAATGTGAGTAGTCAATATAAATCCACTCAGATAAAGGGTTATCTCTTTAAAAACATTTGTTAAGTTATCTTAGGTTGCAGAAACAATAGAAAACTCTAACGAATTGCATTGAGCTTAAAGTACTACTTGGAAACAGGATGAGTTAAAATAAAAGATTTTGACTTGATAACAAAGCTATTAAACTGTCGTGTCTGAACGAGGTTTTTTAGCTGTTTTTTGACGCATGTATATTTGTTTTTGAGAGATTCTCTAGTCCACGGGGGGACGTTCCATTTTGCAGAATCTAACTGTCTATTTCGGTGATCTCTTAAAAAAAACTGGATGTTTTTCGTGTATGAACCATCTAGTGATCCAACTTCCCTTTTCGTTTGTGACGGGTTAAAACTTGTCTCTCATAAAAAGATGTAAGTTATATATTATAAAAAACTTATGGGGATGAACGCTGTATGGTCAAACCGTTAGTGGTGATTAATATTGTGGGGCTCACCCATGAAATGCTGGGAAATCAAACTCCCAATTTGATACATCTGGCAAATCAGGGATTTTCCAAGCCCATGGGAACCATCTTGCCTGCTGTTACATGTGCTGCACAGTCGACTTTGCTCACGGGACTTATGCCTCGGGATCATGGGGTCGTCGCCAATGGTTGGTATTTCCGAGAGCTTGCTGAAGTGATGTTTTGGAAGCAGTCAAATAAGCTTGTCCATGGGGAGCGTGTCTACGAGGCAGCAAAACGAAGAAAACCTGACTACACCACCGCAAAAATGTTTTGGTGGTACAATATGTATGCTCCCGTTGACTGGTCAGTAACTCCACGCCCCAGCTACCCGGCGGATGGACGAAAAGTCTTTGATTCTTATAGTCAACCAGAAAGTCTGAAGGATGAACTGCAGTCAGAGCTGGGTGTCTTTCCACTTTTACGCTTCTGGGGACCTGGTGCGGATATCTCCAGTTCACGCTGGATCGTAGAAGCCTCAATCAAAGTATTTCAAGACAAGAAACCAGACTTGAGCTTGGTTTACTTACCACACCTCGACTATAACCTGCAGCGTCTGGGAGTAAGTGATTCTGCTATTGGTCAGGAAATTAGAGACATAGATCGTGAAGCGGGACGCTTAATTGACGTCGCACAAAACGGTGGGGCCGAAGTCGTCGTACTCTCTGAGTATGCTATTACCGATGTTTCAAAACCCATTCACATTAATCGTATTTTACGGGAACACGGTTATTTACAAGTCAGAAAAGAGGCCTTGGGCTGGGAGACTCTTGATTGTGGTGCCTCTGCTGCCTTTGCTGTTGCCGATCATCAACTCGCGCATGTTTATATTGAAAATCCTGCGCAAATTTCTGACGTTAAATCTTTACTTAAAAAAGTCGATGGCATCGAAATGGTGCTTGATCGGAGTCAGCAAGCTGAATTTGGAATCGATCATCATCGGGCTGGAGAGCTTGTTGTTGTGGCAGCGCCAGGAGCCTGGTTTACTTATTATTTCTGGCTGGATGATCGCGTGGCTCCCGATTATGCACGGACCGTAGATATTCATCGTAAGCCAGGATATGACCCGGTAGAGCTTTTCGTTGACCCTCAGATTCGGTTTCCCAAATTGCGAATCGCACGCAGATTGGCTCAGAAAAAACTGGGTTTTCGATATTATATGGATTTGACCAGTCTGGACGCGAGCCTGGTTAAAGGCAGTCATGGTCGGTTACCGACACCGGGGAAAGAGGAGGCCGAAGCACCTGTATTCATCAGTTCTTCAAAAGCGATCGAACGGGATGAAATTCCTATGACAGCGGTCAAAGAGCTGTTGTTAGAGTTGCAGTTTAGGAAATAAACCCCATTTATCGGCTATTTGTATCGTGTTTTGGTGAATATTTAATTGAGATCCAAAGCATCAACATCCAATCCTGAAAATTTAGCCCCCATTGGTACTATGTTTCCCAAGTTGACAAAATCGGCATTGACTCAAACTTAGGTTCTGATGATGATTCCGCAGCCTGTGATGTTTACAGATCACATTAACTGAACTGGATTTATAACAACATCTGAAACGCCCGATTTATGTCCTACCATTTAATCAACACAATTCAAAAATTAGGTCATCCCAAAATTCTGGTACTGGGTGATTTGATTCTGGACCGATATACCTGGGGAAACGCAGAAAGGATCAGTCAGGAAGCGCCAGTGATTCTGTTGCGAGAAGATACTCAAGAGGTTCGGTTGGGAGGGGCAGCGAATGTTGCCAACATGCTAATCGGGCTTGAAACGGAAGTCACAATGGCAGGGGTGACCGGCACCGATATGGATGGAGCCGTCGTCAGAGATGCGCTCGTTGAGAAAGGCATTGATTGCACAGCGATCGTTGCTGATGCCAGCCGCCCGACTACTGTCAAACAAAGGTTTATGGGGCGCGCTCAACAGAGACACCCACATCAGATTCTTCGTGTGGATCGCGAAGTGAATACACCCCTTGATCAGATAACAATGGATACATTACTCAATATCATTTTGCCAATGATTCCAGAGCATCAGGCCATCTTGGTTAGCGATTATGCGAAAGGAGTTTGCACTCCCCAAATCTTAGCCACAGTCTTGGAAGAAGCGAAACGAGTTGGAGTTCCCGTGATCGTTGATCCTTGCCCCGGTCGTGAATACCAGATTTATTCTGGTGCGACGGCGATTACCCCCAATCGACTGGAAACATCGCGGGCCGTTGGCTTTGAAGTGAAATCAAAAGACGATGCATTTCGCGCTGGCAAAAAATTATGTCATGACCTGAATCTGGAGTATGTGTTTGTCACACTTGACAGTGATGGTATTGCGTTAATCCAGTCAGATGGTACTACGGAACTTTTACCGACACGTAAGCGCGAAGTATATGACATTACTGGTGCTGGTGACATGGTGCTGGCTACGATTGGTGTCGGGAGTGCAGCAGGAATTGCTCCTGCAGATCTGGCGCGTCTGGCAAATGTAGCCGGTGGTCTGGAAGTAGAACAGATAGGTGTCGTCACAATCAGTCGTGAGGAGATGCTGGCCGACCTCCTGATGGGATCGCGAGTCACAAGCGAAAAAATACTGCCATTGGAAGAATTGCAGCGGCATGTAAAAGCCCGTCAAAAGCTAGGGCAGAAAGTTGTGCTCACGAATGGGTGTTTTGACGTCATGCATGTCGGACATGTTTCCTATCTGGAGCAGGCAGCCGCAGAAGGAGATTGCCTGATCGTTGCCGTCAATAGTGACGACAGTGTCCGAACCTTAAATAAAGGTCCCGATCGTCCAATTTTTGGTCAGACACATAGAGCATCGATGTTAGCCGCTTTAGAAGGTATCGATTACGTTGTGATTTTTGATGAAACAACCCCATGTGAGCTACTTCAGGAACTCAAACCAGATTTACTGGTCAAAGGGGGGACGTACGAAAAAGAAGAAATCGTTGGCTGGGAGATAGTTGAAACTTATGGCGGCGAAGTCAAAGCCCTTGGTATCACTCCTGGTATTTCTACAACTCAGGTTCTTGGAATCATTCGTAAGAATCATCAGGAAACTGAGTCTGCTAGGCCTTTATCCAATTCTCCCATCGAGCCTCCGAAGCGAAAAGCCGGATGAAAATTGCAGTGTTTTTACCAAATTGGATAGGTGATGCTGTGATGGCGACACCAGCTCTGAAGGCGATTCGTCAACAGTTTCCTGATGCGGAAATTGTGACGATTCAGAGGCCTTATGTCGCTGATGCCTTAGACGGTTTAGACTTGGTTGATCGTACAATTTCCCTACAAAATGGTCAAAAACTAATCTCCCGATTAGGACTATTACAGCAGCTCAGACGTGAGCGATTTGATCTATCGATTCTCTTTCCCAATTCATTTCGCAGTGCCTGGCTCTCGTTTTTAGCAGGGATTCCACGGCGGGTCGGGATTAATCGCGACGGGCGTCGTTGGTTATTAACCGATGCACTTCCAGCCGGGGATAAGCAGACTCCTCATCCTGCGATCGACGAATATCTGCGTATTGCCACCTTTTTGGTTGAAGAAGATCAAGCTAATGCGAGAGTCTCTTTGCCACTATCGCGAACGATGGAACTGGCAGTGACCGATGCAGATCGGCAACGTTGGAAATCGTTTCTGGACAAACAGTCTACCGATTTTAAGAGTCGACCTTTGGTCTGTTTGAATCCAGGTGGTGCATTCGGAGGTGCCAAGCATTGGCCCGTCGCTCATTTTGGGGAACTGGCTGAGCGAATTGCAAACGAATTAGGTCGGTCGGTGTTAGTCGTTTGTGGCCCAGCCGAAAAAAACGAGGCCCTGCAGATTGTCGAGCAGGCCAATCATCCGTTGGTGACATCTCTAGCAGCGGAACCACTACATTTAGGACTGACAAAAGCAGCGATTCAACAGGCCGAGTTACTGGTCACAACCGATTCCGGTCCACGGCATTTTGCGGCTCCATTTCAGGTACCCGTTGTGACTCTGTTTGGTCCCACTCATATTTTGTGGAGTGAGACATTTTATGATCGTAGTCTGCATTTGCAGCTGGATCTGGACTGCGGGCCTTGTCAGCAACGGGTGTGTCCTTTAGGGCATCATCGTTGTATGAAAGATCTCCGTTCAGACCAAGTCTTTCGGGCGGTCCTTTCTCTCTTGGATCAGCAGCAGAACAAAAAAGCGGCCTGAAGCTAACTCAGGCAGCCCAGGGAGACCCCTGATGCTGTAAAATGTCTCTGTGTTTGATTTCTTGAGCCGTCAAACTTTGATCTGCATGACTCTCAATATAAACAATCTGCCAGGCCATGAGTGGAATGATTCCCAACGGCAAAATGGCAGGAGACCATGAGGCTACTGGCAAGAGCAGTCGTTCGACACCTCCTGTACCCAGGGGGATCAGCATGAGCCAGGCGATCGCCGCTAATGATGGATAGCAGCGTTCCTTAAAGCTGACGATGAGCGCCCAACTTGCAATTGGGGCGGCAAGCAGAAATGTCAGCCT
This window of the Gimesia fumaroli genome carries:
- a CDS encoding alkaline phosphatase family protein; translation: MVKPLVVINIVGLTHEMLGNQTPNLIHLANQGFSKPMGTILPAVTCAAQSTLLTGLMPRDHGVVANGWYFRELAEVMFWKQSNKLVHGERVYEAAKRRKPDYTTAKMFWWYNMYAPVDWSVTPRPSYPADGRKVFDSYSQPESLKDELQSELGVFPLLRFWGPGADISSSRWIVEASIKVFQDKKPDLSLVYLPHLDYNLQRLGVSDSAIGQEIRDIDREAGRLIDVAQNGGAEVVVLSEYAITDVSKPIHINRILREHGYLQVRKEALGWETLDCGASAAFAVADHQLAHVYIENPAQISDVKSLLKKVDGIEMVLDRSQQAEFGIDHHRAGELVVVAAPGAWFTYYFWLDDRVAPDYARTVDIHRKPGYDPVELFVDPQIRFPKLRIARRLAQKKLGFRYYMDLTSLDASLVKGSHGRLPTPGKEEAEAPVFISSSKAIERDEIPMTAVKELLLELQFRK
- a CDS encoding PfkB family carbohydrate kinase, with the translated sequence MSYHLINTIQKLGHPKILVLGDLILDRYTWGNAERISQEAPVILLREDTQEVRLGGAANVANMLIGLETEVTMAGVTGTDMDGAVVRDALVEKGIDCTAIVADASRPTTVKQRFMGRAQQRHPHQILRVDREVNTPLDQITMDTLLNIILPMIPEHQAILVSDYAKGVCTPQILATVLEEAKRVGVPVIVDPCPGREYQIYSGATAITPNRLETSRAVGFEVKSKDDAFRAGKKLCHDLNLEYVFVTLDSDGIALIQSDGTTELLPTRKREVYDITGAGDMVLATIGVGSAAGIAPADLARLANVAGGLEVEQIGVVTISREEMLADLLMGSRVTSEKILPLEELQRHVKARQKLGQKVVLTNGCFDVMHVGHVSYLEQAAAEGDCLIVAVNSDDSVRTLNKGPDRPIFGQTHRASMLAALEGIDYVVIFDETTPCELLQELKPDLLVKGGTYEKEEIVGWEIVETYGGEVKALGITPGISTTQVLGIIRKNHQETESARPLSNSPIEPPKRKAG
- the waaF gene encoding lipopolysaccharide heptosyltransferase II, with amino-acid sequence MKIAVFLPNWIGDAVMATPALKAIRQQFPDAEIVTIQRPYVADALDGLDLVDRTISLQNGQKLISRLGLLQQLRRERFDLSILFPNSFRSAWLSFLAGIPRRVGINRDGRRWLLTDALPAGDKQTPHPAIDEYLRIATFLVEEDQANARVSLPLSRTMELAVTDADRQRWKSFLDKQSTDFKSRPLVCLNPGGAFGGAKHWPVAHFGELAERIANELGRSVLVVCGPAEKNEALQIVEQANHPLVTSLAAEPLHLGLTKAAIQQAELLVTTDSGPRHFAAPFQVPVVTLFGPTHILWSETFYDRSLHLQLDLDCGPCQQRVCPLGHHRCMKDLRSDQVFRAVLSLLDQQQNKKAA